In the Lebetimonas natsushimae genome, one interval contains:
- the pseB gene encoding UDP-N-acetylglucosamine 4,6-dehydratase (inverting), with product MFNNKNILITGGTGSFGKKYTEIILKNYSPNKIIIYSRDELKQYEMAQVFNDKCMRYFIGDVRDKSRLKKAMEGVDYVIHSAALKHVPVAEYNPMECIKTNINGAQNVIECAIENEVEKVIALSTDKAAAPINLYGATKLASDKLFIAANNLVGKRKTRFSVVRYGNVIGSRGSVVPFFVKLIKEGRKKLPITHKDMTRFLITLEQGVNFVLKNFERMQGGEIFVPKIPSMKMVDLAKSLCPECELEEIGIRPGEKLHEVMITKDDRCIEFEDYFVIKPTIQFNTPVDYTVNKLGEKGIEKEIGFEYASNINDWWLKKDEFLELSKEFIK from the coding sequence TTGTTTAACAATAAAAACATATTAATCACGGGTGGGACTGGAAGTTTTGGTAAAAAATATACCGAAATTATTTTAAAAAACTATTCTCCTAATAAAATAATCATCTATAGTAGAGATGAGCTAAAACAGTATGAAATGGCACAAGTTTTTAACGATAAATGTATGAGATATTTTATAGGTGATGTCAGGGATAAAAGCAGGCTTAAAAAAGCAATGGAAGGTGTGGATTATGTAATACACTCTGCAGCACTTAAACATGTACCGGTGGCTGAATATAATCCGATGGAATGTATAAAAACAAATATAAATGGTGCACAGAATGTAATAGAGTGTGCAATAGAAAATGAAGTGGAAAAAGTAATAGCTCTCTCAACTGATAAAGCGGCGGCTCCAATAAATTTATATGGTGCTACAAAGCTTGCAAGCGATAAACTTTTTATAGCTGCTAATAACTTGGTCGGGAAAAGAAAAACAAGGTTTTCAGTTGTAAGATACGGTAATGTAATAGGCTCACGCGGCAGTGTGGTGCCTTTTTTTGTAAAGTTGATAAAAGAAGGTAGAAAAAAACTTCCTATTACCCATAAAGATATGACAAGATTTTTAATTACCCTTGAACAGGGGGTGAATTTTGTTTTGAAAAATTTTGAAAGAATGCAGGGTGGAGAAATATTTGTACCAAAAATTCCCTCAATGAAGATGGTTGATCTTGCCAAATCTTTGTGTCCTGAATGTGAATTGGAGGAGATTGGAATCAGACCCGGTGAAAAACTTCATGAGGTAATGATTACAAAAGATGACAGATGCATTGAATTTGAGGATTATTTTGTAATAAAGCCAACAATTCAGTTTAATACTCCTGTTGATTACACTGTTAATAAATTGGGAGAAAAAGGAATAGAAAAAGAGATTGGATTTGAATACGCTTCTAATATTAATGACTGGTGGTTAAAAAAAGACGAGTTTTTAGAACTTTCAAAGGAATTTATAAAATGA
- a CDS encoding HupE/UreJ family protein: MKKIILLLFFIFLNAHPLNITKMTLDLNKTIPTLYMRFAIFNIQKALHKDNISKKEIQSYILKHIKINNCKIMPVSTKIKNEVIIDNYFKLKCKNINKIFFNMFFDIDKTQQGIMKIIEKNSTKLIVFNPNKTSYILKKQQNEFLSFFKEGIFHILEGIDHIFFLLMLIISVLLKNYNLKKSLIEIIEIATAFTISHSITLSLSMFNIVNPPENLIEVLIACTILFVALNNLYFWIKREWLLAFLFGFIHGFGFANALKEMNVQSINFAKVVFGFNLGVEIGQICIISLIFLPLFYLRKTKIVKFIIYITIVLSILWIIDRTFNLHFMPF; the protein is encoded by the coding sequence ATGAAAAAAATTATTCTATTATTATTTTTTATTTTTTTAAATGCCCATCCTCTTAATATTACAAAAATGACACTAGATCTAAATAAAACTATACCTACTTTATATATGAGATTTGCTATTTTTAATATTCAAAAAGCTTTACATAAAGATAATATTTCTAAAAAAGAAATTCAATCTTATATTTTAAAACATATAAAAATAAATAATTGTAAAATTATGCCAGTTTCTACAAAAATAAAAAATGAAGTTATAATAGATAATTATTTTAAATTAAAATGTAAAAATATCAATAAAATATTTTTTAATATGTTTTTTGATATAGACAAAACACAGCAGGGAATAATGAAAATTATAGAAAAAAATTCAACAAAACTTATAGTATTCAATCCCAACAAAACTTCTTATATTTTAAAAAAACAACAAAATGAGTTTTTATCTTTTTTTAAAGAAGGAATTTTTCATATTTTGGAAGGGATAGATCATATATTTTTCTTACTAATGCTTATTATTTCTGTTTTATTGAAAAATTATAACTTAAAAAAGAGTTTAATAGAAATAATAGAAATTGCAACAGCATTTACAATTTCACATTCCATTACACTAAGCCTTAGTATGTTCAACATTGTAAATCCTCCTGAAAATTTAATAGAAGTTTTAATTGCCTGCACCATTCTTTTTGTAGCATTAAATAATTTATACTTTTGGATTAAAAGAGAATGGTTACTTGCTTTTTTATTTGGATTTATACACGGATTTGGATTTGCAAATGCGTTAAAAGAAATGAATGTCCAAAGTATAAACTTTGCAAAAGTTGTATTTGGTTTTAATTTGGGAGTGGAAATAGGTCAGATATGTATAATAAGTTTAATATTTCTTCCGTTATTCTATTTAAGAAAAACTAAAATTGTTAAATTTATTATCTATATAACAATTGTTCTTTCAATATTATGGATAATAGATAGAACTTTTAATTTAC
- the pseC gene encoding UDP-4-amino-4,6-dideoxy-N-acetyl-beta-L-altrosamine transaminase translates to MIPYSRQFIDEDDKKAVLEVLNSDFLTTGPKVKEFENAICDYTDAKYAIAVSNGTAALHISSLILLNKGDLVLTTPNSFVATSNSILYAGANPLFVDIKEDGNIDLDKCIDIINQFGSKIKAIFLVHFSGNPVDMEKLAFIRRKYPEIKILEDASHAIGAKYKWKIDNEKGKISKIGDCKFSDITTFSFHPVKNITTGEGGAVLTNNEEIYKKALILRNHGIIRSDFENEDLAYDKKGNLNPWYYEMQELGFNYRISDIQCALGISQLKKLDKFIEKKHFLAKRYDEAFENTIIKPLYKFNEFSAYHLYVVRVDFSRLNITKAEFFYKLREDGIYLQLHYIPINKQPYYKKLGYGSENLPQMYKYYEEAFSIPLYYSLSEKEQNYVIKKLFEVLK, encoded by the coding sequence ATGATACCTTATTCAAGACAGTTTATAGATGAAGATGATAAAAAGGCTGTTTTGGAAGTTTTAAATAGTGATTTTTTAACAACCGGTCCAAAAGTTAAAGAATTCGAAAATGCTATATGCGATTATACAGATGCTAAATATGCGATAGCAGTAAGTAACGGGACAGCTGCACTTCATATATCAAGTCTTATTTTACTTAATAAAGGAGATTTGGTTTTAACCACTCCTAATTCTTTTGTCGCTACAAGCAATTCTATTTTATATGCGGGGGCAAATCCTTTATTTGTTGATATTAAAGAAGATGGAAATATAGATTTAGATAAATGTATAGATATCATTAATCAGTTTGGAAGCAAGATAAAAGCGATTTTCTTAGTCCATTTTTCAGGAAATCCCGTTGATATGGAAAAATTGGCTTTTATCAGAAGAAAATATCCTGAAATTAAAATTTTAGAAGACGCCTCTCATGCAATCGGAGCGAAATATAAATGGAAAATCGATAATGAAAAGGGGAAAATTAGTAAAATTGGAGATTGTAAATTTAGTGATATTACCACTTTTTCATTTCATCCAGTAAAAAATATAACAACTGGAGAAGGCGGGGCTGTTCTTACAAATAATGAAGAGATTTATAAAAAGGCTCTTATTCTTAGAAATCACGGAATAATAAGAAGTGATTTTGAAAATGAAGATTTGGCGTATGATAAAAAAGGAAATTTAAATCCATGGTACTATGAAATGCAAGAACTAGGATTTAATTACCGAATTTCAGATATTCAGTGTGCACTTGGTATCAGTCAGCTTAAAAAACTGGATAAATTTATAGAAAAAAAGCATTTTTTAGCGAAAAGATATGATGAAGCTTTTGAAAATACAATAATAAAACCGCTTTATAAATTTAATGAATTTTCAGCTTATCATTTATATGTGGTAAGAGTTGATTTTAGTAGACTTAATATTACAAAAGCTGAATTTTTTTATAAATTAAGAGAAGATGGAATTTATCTACAGCTTCATTACATACCAATAAACAAACAGCCTTATTATAAAAAGCTGGGATATGGTAGTGAGAATCTGCCTCAAATGTATAAATATTATGAAGAGGCTTTTTCAATTCCTC